From one Microbacter margulisiae genomic stretch:
- a CDS encoding RNA polymerase sigma-70 factor codes for MNEQEALLLAQLKAGNDKAYRYLFDHFYVSLCRVANMYVEDHFTAENLVGDLMLTLWEQREILEIHTSLRAYLFTAIRRRCLNYLQEAHVTREISLSDDVSFIALSESDSTPLGTLIEKELEEKIACCVSELPDECRAVFLLSRQEQLSYDAIATKLSISPNTVHYHIKNALATLRRQLKEYLPILIFIIALSLL; via the coding sequence ATGAATGAACAAGAAGCACTCCTTTTAGCTCAGCTCAAAGCAGGAAATGATAAGGCGTATCGTTATCTTTTCGACCATTTTTATGTCTCTCTCTGCCGTGTAGCTAATATGTATGTTGAGGATCACTTTACGGCAGAAAATCTGGTTGGAGATTTGATGTTAACACTTTGGGAACAAAGGGAAATTCTTGAAATTCACACTTCGCTTCGGGCCTATCTTTTTACTGCCATTCGCCGTCGATGCCTTAACTATCTGCAAGAAGCTCATGTGACCCGGGAAATATCCCTCTCAGATGATGTCTCGTTCATAGCTTTATCCGAGAGCGATTCAACTCCGTTAGGGACGCTGATTGAAAAAGAGCTGGAAGAGAAAATAGCTTGTTGTGTGTCGGAACTACCGGATGAATGCCGTGCGGTGTTCTTGCTAAGCCGGCAAGAACAACTTTCGTATGATGCTATTGCTACAAAGCTTAGTATTTCTCCCAATACAGTGCACTATCACATAAAAAATGCTCTTGCTACTTTGCGAAGGCAGTTGAAAGAGTATTTGCCAATCCTTATTTTTATCATTGCTTTGTCCCTGCTTTAG
- a CDS encoding (2Fe-2S)-binding protein: MEEKDILICTCNEIYKSTIVKAIREKGLKTVEEVGEETTAGTVCGQCQDDIQDILNELNL, from the coding sequence ATGGAAGAGAAAGATATTTTGATCTGTACCTGTAACGAGATTTACAAAAGTACAATCGTCAAAGCCATCAGGGAGAAAGGGTTGAAAACCGTAGAGGAAGTAGGGGAGGAGACCACTGCTGGAACGGTTTGCGGTCAATGCCAGGACGACATTCAGGATATTTTGAACGAACTGAACCTGTAA
- the hcp gene encoding hydroxylamine reductase has translation MFCYQCQEAAKNTGCTIRGVCGKTDEVANLQDLLVYVCKGLSFVTLEAKKQTINTEKEDRFIVKSLFATITNANFDPEMFVKSIKTGIALRDSLKSRLQNVRFEHDSVLWTGNGKEEFEAKALEIGVESTDANEDIRSLKQYVIYGIKGLAAYVEHAFVLGYEDRDLYVFIEESLVMTTREMSVNSMLDWVLKTGEYGVKGMALLDKANTSTYGNPEITKVKIGVGKNPGILISGHDLKELEDLLEQTEGTGIDVYTHSEMLPANAYPQFKKFKHLAGNYGGAWHQQLKDFEVFNGPIIFTTNCLVPPRKDTTYNHRVFTTGVTGMPEWTHLTKQLPNGQRDFSEVITLAKQCPPPTQLESGEITIGFAHNQVLQLADKILDAVQSGAIKKMVVMSGCDARQKSREYYTDFAQNLPKDTVILTSGCAKYRYNKLNLGDINGIPRVLDAGQCNDSYSWAVVALKLKEVLNLKDINELPIVFNIAWYEQKAIIVHLALLYLGIKDMHIGPTLPAFFTPNVLAVAKEKFGVETITTVEEDMKLFGLN, from the coding sequence ATGTTTTGTTATCAATGTCAGGAAGCGGCAAAAAATACCGGATGTACAATTCGCGGCGTTTGCGGAAAGACGGATGAAGTGGCAAATTTACAGGATTTGTTGGTATATGTCTGCAAGGGACTTTCATTTGTGACACTTGAGGCTAAAAAGCAAACAATTAATACAGAAAAAGAGGATAGGTTCATTGTCAAGTCATTGTTTGCAACGATTACCAATGCTAATTTTGATCCGGAAATGTTTGTCAAGTCTATAAAGACAGGTATTGCGTTACGTGATTCATTGAAAAGCAGATTGCAAAATGTTCGGTTTGAGCATGACTCGGTTTTGTGGACAGGCAACGGGAAAGAAGAATTCGAAGCAAAGGCGCTTGAGATAGGGGTTGAATCAACCGATGCCAATGAAGATATCCGTTCCTTGAAACAATATGTCATATATGGCATTAAAGGATTAGCCGCTTACGTTGAACATGCATTTGTGCTTGGTTATGAAGATCGTGATTTATATGTGTTTATTGAAGAATCCCTGGTAATGACTACACGCGAAATGAGCGTGAATAGCATGCTGGATTGGGTATTGAAAACAGGGGAATATGGAGTGAAAGGCATGGCGTTGTTAGATAAGGCAAACACATCGACTTATGGCAATCCTGAAATAACTAAAGTAAAGATTGGGGTAGGGAAGAACCCCGGTATTTTAATCAGTGGGCACGACCTGAAAGAGCTGGAAGATTTGCTGGAACAAACTGAAGGTACCGGCATTGATGTGTACACGCACTCAGAGATGTTGCCAGCCAATGCTTATCCTCAATTCAAAAAATTCAAACATCTGGCAGGAAACTATGGCGGGGCATGGCATCAACAGTTGAAAGATTTTGAAGTATTTAACGGCCCTATCATCTTTACTACCAATTGTTTGGTCCCTCCGCGAAAAGATACGACTTATAATCACCGCGTGTTTACGACAGGTGTTACCGGAATGCCGGAATGGACTCATTTGACAAAGCAATTGCCAAATGGACAAAGGGATTTTTCGGAGGTTATCACCCTGGCAAAGCAATGCCCGCCACCCACACAGCTTGAGAGCGGAGAAATCACTATCGGGTTTGCGCATAACCAGGTGTTACAATTGGCCGATAAGATTCTGGATGCTGTACAATCAGGAGCAATAAAGAAAATGGTAGTGATGTCAGGTTGTGATGCACGTCAGAAATCACGTGAATATTATACCGATTTTGCCCAAAATCTTCCAAAAGATACGGTTATACTGACTTCGGGTTGTGCAAAATACCGCTACAATAAATTAAATCTCGGCGACATTAATGGCATTCCCCGTGTGTTGGATGCCGGTCAATGCAACGATTCCTATTCCTGGGCTGTTGTGGCATTGAAACTGAAGGAAGTCCTGAATCTGAAAGATATCAATGAATTACCGATTGTATTCAATATTGCCTGGTATGAACAAAAGGCGATCATTGTACATTTGGCCTTGTTATACCTTGGAATAAAAGATATGCATATCGGGCCGACATTACCCGCATTTTTTACCCCTAATGTTTTGGCCGTTGCAAAAGAAAAGTTTGGAGTAGAGACGATTACTACCGTCGAAGAAGATATGAAATTATTCGGACTTAATTAA
- a CDS encoding GNAT family N-acetyltransferase, translated as MEYLIFHNTEQHQFELKVDEGEAVLEYFLNHDTMVITHTYVPHILEGRGMGAALVRKALEFASEKNLKVIPVCSFAEAYIKRHPEYQSLTNEN; from the coding sequence ATGGAATATTTGATTTTTCATAACACAGAACAACATCAATTTGAACTGAAAGTTGACGAAGGAGAGGCTGTTTTAGAATACTTTCTAAATCATGACACAATGGTCATTACTCACACCTACGTGCCTCACATACTCGAAGGTCGGGGCATGGGGGCTGCACTGGTCCGAAAAGCGCTGGAATTTGCTTCCGAAAAGAACCTAAAAGTGATTCCTGTCTGTTCCTTTGCAGAAGCTTATATCAAACGGCATCCTGAATATCAAAGCCTTACAAATGAGAATTAA
- a CDS encoding potassium/proton antiporter, with translation MLLLSNTLFGDFTHITLDNILLVGSILLFASLLASHTTKYGVPTLLLFLFIGMLAGENGPGGIVFNDPKIAKFIGAFALSFILFSGGLETKKQDIQPVLWHGISLSTLGVIITAVSVGLFVAWIAHWSIVEGLLVGSIVSSTDAAAVFSILRSRSIGLKRQLKPLLELESGSNDPMAYILTISFTFLLANKEASVSTLLFMFFKQMILGGVIGYGMGLLMHKVFNWIKLEFEGLYSVLLITFVLFIFSFTDFIGGNAFLAVYLSAYVLGNLDFIHKKSLTKHFDGQAWLMQIILFITLGLLVTPKQLIPYLGIGLLISAFLIVIARPLSVFLALSFFRMHMKDKLFVSWVGLRGAVPIVLATYPLLAGVSKASVIFNVVFFISITSVLIQGTTLPLVAKWLKLTVPMNLKRKSVIDLEMAWGTKSIYKAIPVDASFHCIGKSIVDLKLPDTIIIALIERKNKFFFSDGATKIMNGDVLYVMADNEKAIENLYACLTA, from the coding sequence ATGCTACTCCTTTCAAATACTTTATTCGGGGATTTTACCCACATAACCCTTGACAATATATTGTTAGTGGGGTCAATATTGTTATTTGCAAGTCTATTGGCGAGTCATACCACCAAATATGGAGTCCCTACCCTGCTGCTTTTCTTATTTATCGGCATGCTGGCGGGCGAAAACGGACCAGGTGGGATTGTGTTTAATGATCCGAAAATCGCAAAGTTCATTGGAGCTTTTGCACTTAGTTTTATCCTTTTCTCAGGAGGTCTGGAAACAAAGAAGCAAGACATCCAGCCTGTCCTCTGGCATGGGATTTCGCTTTCAACGTTGGGAGTCATTATTACAGCAGTGTCTGTTGGCCTGTTCGTTGCATGGATAGCTCATTGGTCTATCGTTGAAGGATTATTGGTCGGATCAATTGTTTCGTCAACAGACGCAGCAGCCGTATTTTCTATTTTGCGTTCCCGCAGCATCGGTCTGAAAAGGCAACTCAAACCATTATTGGAACTGGAAAGTGGGAGCAATGACCCAATGGCTTATATTCTAACCATTTCATTTACCTTTTTGCTGGCCAACAAAGAAGCCTCAGTGTCAACATTACTGTTCATGTTTTTCAAACAAATGATCCTCGGCGGAGTGATTGGGTATGGAATGGGATTACTCATGCATAAAGTCTTCAACTGGATTAAACTGGAGTTTGAAGGGCTCTATTCAGTACTACTTATCACATTTGTCTTATTCATATTTTCTTTTACTGATTTTATCGGAGGAAACGCTTTTCTGGCTGTCTATCTTTCTGCCTATGTCTTGGGTAACCTTGACTTTATCCACAAAAAAAGCCTCACAAAACACTTCGATGGACAGGCATGGCTTATGCAGATCATCCTGTTCATTACGTTAGGCCTTTTAGTTACGCCTAAACAGCTTATCCCTTACCTCGGAATAGGATTACTTATCTCGGCTTTTTTAATTGTCATAGCACGCCCGCTAAGCGTTTTTCTGGCCCTGAGTTTTTTCAGAATGCATATGAAAGACAAATTGTTTGTGTCGTGGGTAGGATTGCGCGGTGCAGTCCCTATCGTGCTGGCTACTTATCCTCTTCTGGCAGGAGTTAGCAAAGCATCTGTTATTTTCAACGTAGTCTTTTTTATCTCCATCACTTCTGTCCTTATTCAGGGGACAACACTTCCGCTTGTTGCAAAATGGCTGAAACTAACAGTCCCTATGAATTTAAAAAGAAAATCAGTGATCGATCTGGAAATGGCTTGGGGAACCAAATCGATTTATAAAGCAATTCCTGTTGATGCAAGCTTCCATTGCATCGGGAAGTCAATTGTTGACTTGAAACTTCCCGACACAATCATTATTGCACTAATTGAGCGTAAAAATAAATTCTTCTTCTCCGACGGGGCTACTAAAATTATGAATGGGGATGTGTTATACGTGATGGCGGATAACGAGAAAGCAATAGAAAACCTCTATGCATGCCTTACAGCATAA
- a CDS encoding DUF6266 family protein — MARIKSFAFGTISGRLGDTVSAVMKDGTNIIKVYRQASNPNTEKQQAQRLKFGLINKEIKYMRELFKITFGSTSGVNRVVSVAMRNAVKGTFPDFTFDYSELIVAEGSVTPVEQLKAVRLSPSSLELTWVDTSEFIGISPLDKICIVLANPTKQEALLKKEVSTRNAGRCEVVYPPEWDGDAIHCWIYLVSGPSHKTSKSQYVSLDTSL; from the coding sequence ATGGCACGCATCAAATCTTTCGCTTTTGGGACCATCTCGGGAAGGCTTGGAGACACGGTTTCCGCCGTGATGAAAGACGGCACCAACATCATTAAAGTCTACCGGCAGGCATCAAACCCCAATACAGAAAAACAACAAGCGCAACGTCTTAAATTTGGCCTGATAAACAAGGAAATAAAATACATGCGCGAACTGTTCAAAATCACCTTCGGATCCACAAGTGGCGTCAACAGGGTAGTATCTGTTGCCATGCGCAATGCCGTTAAAGGGACATTCCCCGATTTCACTTTCGACTATTCCGAGCTGATCGTGGCAGAAGGGTCAGTGACTCCCGTCGAACAGCTTAAGGCTGTACGGCTATCCCCTTCCTCGCTGGAACTGACATGGGTGGATACGTCAGAATTCATAGGTATATCACCGCTGGATAAGATTTGTATCGTGCTGGCAAACCCTACGAAACAGGAAGCCTTGCTGAAAAAAGAAGTTTCTACCCGTAATGCAGGCCGGTGTGAAGTAGTGTATCCTCCCGAATGGGACGGAGATGCTATCCATTGTTGGATATACCTGGTTTCTGGTCCCAGTCACAAAACATCCAAAAGCCAATATGTTTCCCTGGACACTTCCCTATAA
- a CDS encoding TonB-dependent receptor — translation MKKIRYILFLLALFMATAAFSQQKKVTLSLKNVTVKTALEALKAQSGLSYWLNTNDVNLQKIVSVNLKNKTVEDALKEILKGQDVRYQITNDHIVISKTSRSPEPKHETSPSSSGEMRKIVGTVTDEKGQALPGVTITIKGTTKGTITDTNGNYVLPSVSSNAMLDFSFVGMQSRDVNVGNSDVINVALNEAATNLNEVVVIGYGTEQCKSVVGAVDQISSSKIEDRPVSNLTQALQGASPNLTIQQTSMDPTNNQMNINIRGISTMNNNDPLVVIDGLVTNLSSLNELNPSDVANISILKDAGSAAIYGSRSSNGVILVTTKKGMLDSKPVIRMSSLVGIQSPDVLYRPVAGYENAILKDEAAYNTGNPLPYSPAQIQDLQKNGANSKWFLNQILQNALQQNYDFSISGGSQNSTYRVSASFVNEPSNFVSGNFGTYGMKRYNFRTNLVNQYGRFKLTTIMSYARSETNAPNGSVGNLIADGRRIPNYYYYQQQAPNGHFLINDVLSEFTPLGTLEAAGFNKYDLDYINGSIAGELKITHGLTAKAMVGLDLYANHRYSRSLQVPYYASDTATTPSIYQNIGGQTSDWNQKDYMINTQFLLDYDQVFNKLHHVSGLLGVSNESHSTYSNDIWMNYVDPELGTPTSQTALAGNIGGDTSPMGTTLTDIESLFGRVSYSYNDKYYGQVSFRYDGSSNFAKGHRWGFFPSVSAGWRISEESFMNSYKSNIGDLKIRGSYGILGNQNIGAYNYLTTYTTYNNTYAFNGTSVSGTGFQLGNPLISWEQSANFNIGFDATFLNNKLYASADYFNKVTSGILLSPVNPSVLGTSVGMQNSGKMRDYGWELTVGYHATTGEFKHNVSLNIADSQNKVLDFTGNELIHSGDADMSDIIRVGAPFASYFGYKTVGYFKSYADIQNSALPVGINASQLAPGDVKYVDINHDGVIDSKDRQILGNAFPRYTFGVTYDLNWKGFDLSMLIQGVGKRTMFLRGELLEPYQGNYGYTMYQHQLDFWTPTNTDARWPRLATPGTTSDVNNYGYSSQVHVLNAAYIRLKNIEIGYTIPKKITSRLEIKTLHVSINAQNLLTLSPLTFYDPESTEFGNNMGGTGGTGANSGRSYPVLKYIGLGLNLEL, via the coding sequence ATGAAAAAGATCAGGTACATTCTGTTTTTGTTGGCCCTTTTTATGGCAACTGCCGCTTTCAGCCAACAAAAGAAGGTGACGCTTTCACTTAAAAATGTTACAGTGAAAACCGCCTTAGAAGCATTGAAAGCACAAAGTGGGTTATCCTATTGGCTTAATACCAATGATGTGAACTTACAAAAGATTGTTTCTGTTAACCTTAAGAACAAAACGGTGGAAGATGCGCTGAAGGAAATTCTTAAAGGACAAGATGTTCGTTATCAAATAACAAACGATCATATTGTCATTTCGAAAACATCCCGAAGCCCTGAACCTAAACATGAAACTTCTCCATCATCATCGGGAGAGATGCGAAAGATTGTTGGGACAGTAACCGATGAGAAAGGGCAAGCTTTACCAGGTGTTACAATTACAATAAAAGGGACTACCAAAGGTACAATAACAGATACAAATGGTAATTACGTTCTTCCAAGCGTTTCTTCAAATGCAATGTTGGATTTTTCTTTTGTTGGCATGCAAAGCAGAGATGTAAATGTTGGGAATAGTGATGTTATCAATGTAGCATTAAATGAAGCAGCTACTAATTTAAATGAGGTGGTAGTAATCGGTTATGGTACAGAGCAATGTAAAAGTGTTGTTGGTGCTGTTGATCAGATTTCATCTAGCAAAATTGAAGATCGCCCAGTGAGTAATCTAACTCAAGCATTGCAAGGGGCATCTCCTAATCTCACGATTCAACAAACCAGTATGGACCCAACGAATAACCAAATGAATATAAATATTCGTGGCATCAGTACTATGAATAATAATGACCCATTGGTTGTTATAGATGGGTTGGTTACAAACCTGAGCAGCCTGAATGAATTAAATCCTTCTGATGTTGCAAACATTTCTATTTTGAAAGATGCCGGTAGTGCGGCAATATATGGGTCTCGTTCATCGAATGGTGTGATTCTGGTTACAACAAAAAAGGGGATGCTTGATTCTAAGCCTGTCATTCGTATGTCTTCATTGGTTGGGATACAAAGCCCTGATGTCTTGTATAGGCCTGTGGCTGGATATGAAAATGCAATACTTAAAGATGAGGCAGCATATAATACAGGAAATCCACTCCCATACTCTCCAGCGCAAATACAAGACTTGCAGAAAAATGGAGCGAATAGCAAATGGTTTTTGAATCAAATATTGCAAAATGCCTTGCAACAGAATTATGACTTTAGTATAAGTGGAGGTAGTCAAAATTCAACATATAGAGTCTCAGCAAGTTTTGTAAATGAGCCCAGCAATTTTGTGTCAGGTAATTTTGGAACTTATGGTATGAAACGGTATAATTTCAGGACTAACCTTGTTAATCAATATGGAAGATTCAAACTGACAACAATTATGTCATATGCACGTTCAGAAACAAATGCTCCAAATGGTAGCGTAGGGAATTTGATAGCTGATGGGAGACGTATTCCTAATTATTATTATTATCAACAACAAGCACCTAATGGGCATTTTTTGATTAATGACGTTTTGTCTGAGTTCACCCCATTGGGCACCCTTGAAGCAGCTGGTTTTAATAAATATGATCTAGATTACATAAACGGAAGCATTGCTGGTGAGCTGAAGATTACTCATGGATTGACAGCCAAAGCAATGGTAGGCCTTGATTTATATGCAAATCATAGGTATAGTAGAAGTTTACAAGTGCCATATTACGCTAGTGATACTGCAACAACACCTTCAATTTATCAAAATATTGGAGGACAAACCAGTGATTGGAATCAGAAGGATTATATGATTAATACACAATTTTTGTTAGATTACGACCAAGTATTTAATAAGTTACACCATGTGAGTGGTCTGTTGGGTGTGTCTAATGAGTCACATTCTACTTATTCTAATGATATATGGATGAATTATGTAGATCCTGAGCTTGGAACTCCTACCTCGCAAACTGCATTAGCTGGAAATATAGGAGGAGATACTTCGCCAATGGGGACTACACTGACTGACATAGAATCGTTGTTTGGTAGGGTGTCATACTCATATAATGATAAATATTACGGGCAGGTAAGCTTTCGTTATGATGGCTCATCTAATTTTGCAAAGGGTCATCGTTGGGGTTTCTTTCCTTCCGTTTCTGCTGGATGGAGAATCTCTGAGGAGTCTTTTATGAATTCATATAAGTCCAATATTGGTGATTTAAAAATTCGAGGATCATATGGAATATTAGGCAACCAGAATATTGGTGCTTATAATTACCTTACAACTTATACTACATATAACAACACTTACGCATTCAATGGTACCTCTGTAAGTGGAACGGGATTTCAGCTTGGGAACCCACTGATTAGTTGGGAGCAATCCGCTAATTTTAATATTGGGTTTGATGCAACCTTTTTGAATAATAAGTTGTATGCGTCTGCTGATTATTTTAATAAAGTGACATCCGGAATTTTACTCAGTCCTGTGAATCCATCTGTTTTGGGAACATCTGTTGGAATGCAAAATTCAGGAAAGATGCGAGATTATGGATGGGAACTGACTGTTGGGTATCATGCTACTACCGGAGAATTCAAGCATAATGTGAGCCTTAATATTGCTGATTCGCAAAACAAGGTATTGGACTTTACGGGGAATGAACTCATTCACTCAGGAGATGCTGATATGTCTGATATTATACGGGTTGGAGCGCCATTTGCTTCCTATTTTGGATACAAAACTGTCGGTTATTTTAAAAGCTATGCTGATATCCAAAATAGTGCTTTACCGGTTGGCATCAATGCTTCGCAGTTGGCCCCTGGCGATGTCAAATATGTAGATATTAATCATGATGGTGTGATAGACAGCAAGGATCGTCAAATATTGGGAAATGCTTTCCCTCGTTACACTTTTGGAGTAACTTACGACCTTAATTGGAAAGGATTTGATCTCAGCATGCTGATTCAAGGTGTGGGTAAAAGAACAATGTTTTTACGCGGAGAATTGCTTGAGCCTTACCAAGGAAATTATGGGTACACCATGTATCAACATCAATTAGATTTTTGGACTCCTACCAATACCGATGCAAGATGGCCACGGCTTGCGACTCCAGGAACGACATCAGATGTAAACAATTATGGGTATAGTTCGCAAGTACATGTACTCAATGCTGCTTATATACGACTGAAAAATATCGAAATAGGATATACTATCCCAAAAAAGATTACAAGTCGGCTTGAAATAAAAACATTGCATGTAAGTATAAATGCCCAAAATCTATTGACCCTTTCTCCTCTCACATTTTATGACCCTGAGTCCACCGAATTTGGGAATAATATGGGTGGTACCGGTGGTACCGGAGCTAACAGCGGACGTTCTTATCCTGTGCTAAAGTATATTGGGCTTGGGCTGAACTTAGAACTTTAA
- a CDS encoding FecR family protein yields the protein MNQTFENDERIDDLIVDYLSHQCTVGDERELQAWLALSEGNRRYFIEIQDIWNSSGIDDKSFFNKDAAYRRFKERIVWAQRAEKRQNYHHISILLRVAVAVLVFVTGSLSYYAINSYLIQHNTKQYAIYVPYGAKTRVVLPDHSVVWLNAGSTLQYGQNFGQKSRQVALVGEGYFEIAHNPAMPFTVKANEASIRDLGTKFDVKAYPEDSHLSVTLLRGSIQLTTIYHPEHPLLLKPNELAVIDKRNKGIEIKRVDASEAAAWTEGKIVFDEEYFGQIIRRLERDYNVVIDIRDPQLYHLRFYGDFSQAQSIQEILNVMTANKEFHYTMAQNHITIYQ from the coding sequence ATGAATCAAACTTTTGAAAACGACGAACGGATTGATGATTTAATTGTTGATTATTTGAGTCATCAATGTACTGTAGGTGATGAGAGAGAGCTCCAGGCGTGGCTTGCTCTTTCAGAAGGGAATCGTCGTTATTTTATTGAAATACAGGATATTTGGAATAGCTCTGGAATAGACGACAAGTCTTTTTTTAATAAAGATGCAGCTTACCGTCGATTCAAAGAACGGATAGTCTGGGCACAACGGGCAGAAAAGAGACAAAATTATCATCACATTTCCATTCTTTTACGCGTTGCTGTCGCAGTCCTTGTCTTTGTAACAGGCAGTCTGAGTTATTATGCTATTAATAGTTATTTGATTCAACATAATACGAAACAATATGCAATTTATGTCCCCTATGGAGCAAAAACAAGAGTCGTTTTGCCTGATCACAGTGTAGTGTGGCTTAATGCGGGAAGTACGTTGCAGTACGGGCAGAACTTTGGGCAAAAAAGTCGTCAGGTGGCATTGGTAGGAGAGGGTTATTTTGAGATAGCTCATAATCCTGCCATGCCTTTTACGGTAAAGGCAAACGAAGCATCCATAAGAGATTTAGGAACAAAATTTGATGTGAAAGCGTATCCTGAAGACAGTCATTTGAGTGTAACACTTTTACGCGGGTCAATTCAACTGACAACCATTTATCATCCCGAACATCCTCTACTGTTGAAACCGAACGAATTGGCTGTGATTGATAAAAGAAACAAAGGAATTGAAATTAAACGTGTTGATGCAAGTGAAGCGGCTGCCTGGACAGAAGGAAAAATTGTTTTTGACGAAGAATATTTTGGACAGATCATTCGCCGATTGGAACGGGACTATAATGTTGTCATTGATATAAGAGATCCACAACTATACCATTTGCGTTTTTACGGCGATTTTAGCCAGGCGCAAAGCATTCAGGAGATTCTAAATGTCATGACTGCAAATAAAGAATTTCATTATACTATGGCCCAAAATCATATTACGATCTACCAATAG